One Ostrinia nubilalis chromosome 4, ilOstNubi1.1, whole genome shotgun sequence DNA window includes the following coding sequences:
- the LOC135071508 gene encoding translation initiation factor eIF2B subunit gamma, whose protein sequence is MHKLLEFQAVVLAAGRGSRMPDVGGEVSKCLLPVGPYPVLWYSLNMLERIGFQETMVVVLDEDKSNILNALERCPLKIKYDLIVIPSEEDWGTANSLKHISSRVTTDLLVVSGDLISSINLNEVLNLYRKHDAALTTLFFNNGPEEWIELPGLKSKTKPDKDLVCIDKETQRLVFLASASDFEENVTVPRLLVKKFDSISMYSRLLDAHVYVMKKWVLNYLVETDKFTSVKGELVPHIIKKQLSKPKNPAEKKGTSEKNVDITKEIFDFATESGYESKIREMSSYNDHKLGTKGVYYNDLIRCYAHIPDKNTFGMRVNTLSSFYLCNSKIWSKWEEITGAPLVDRFHPNSEVKTKQIDETSTVGEKSVVSEKTSIKNTFIGANCTIENKVRLTNCILMNNVTIKDGCVLQDSVIYTGATVDTGCSLQHCLVGPHHIVAASTTSNHQLHAETTDNMITLG, encoded by the exons ATGCACAAACTGCTCGAATTCCAAGCTGTGGTGCTTGCAGCTGGCAGAGGATCGCGAATGCCAGATGTAGGTGGAGAAGTATCGAAATGCCTCTTACCTGTGGGACCATATCCAGTCTTGTGGTATTCCCTGAATATGCTTGAGAGGATTGGCTTTCAGG AAACAATGGTGGTAGTGCTTGATGAAGataaatcaaatattttgaatgcattaGAAAGATGCCCTCTTAAAATCAAATATGATCTAATAGTCATTCCATCGGAAGAAGACTGGGGCACAGCCAATTCCCTCAAACACATCAGCAGCCGAGTCACTACTGATCTTCTGGTAGTCTCTGGAGATCTGATATCAAGTATCAACCTTAATGAAGTACTGAATTTGTACAGAAAACATGATGCAGCACTCACTACTTTGTTCTTCAATAACGGCCCCGAAGAATGGATAGAGTTGCCCGGACTCaagtcaaaaacaaaacctgACAAGGACCTGGTTTGCATAGATAAAGAAACTCAAAGACTTGTCTTCCTAGCTAGTGCCAGTGACTTCGAAGAAAATGTTACAGTACCAAGACTGCTTGTAAAGAAGTTTGACTCAATTAGTATGTACAGTAGACTCTTAGATGCCCATGTTTATGTCATGAAAAAGTGGGTGCTCAATTACCTTGTAGAAACAGATAAATTTACATCTGTCAAAGGAGAACTCGTGCCCCATATAATAAAGAAGCAGCTCTCAAAACCTAAAAACCCAGCAGAGAAGAAGGGCACTTCAGAGAAAAATGTAGATATCACTAAAGAAATCTTTGATTTTGCCACAGAAAGTGGGTACGAATCTAAGATCAGGGAAATGTCTTCGTACAATGATCATAAGCTTGGAACTAAAGGAGTTTATTATAATGATTTAATCAGATGCTATGCTCACATACctgataaaaatacttttggcATGAGAGTGAACACTCTTTCTTCATTCTATTTGTGTAATAGCaag ATATGGTCAAAATGGGAAGAAATAACTGGGGCACCCCTTGTCGATAGATTCCATCCGAATAGTGAAgtgaaaactaaacaaatagaTGAAACAAGTACTGTAGGAGAGAAGAGTGTTGTCAGTGAGAAAACCTCCATCAAGAATACATTTATTGGTGCCAATTGCACCATCGAAAACAAAGTCAGGCTGACTAACTGCATACTAATGAATAATGTTACGATTAAAGATGG CTGCGTCCTCCAAGATAGCGTGATATACACCGGCGCGACCGTAGACACCGGTTGCTCCCTACAGCACTGCCTCGTCGGTCCCCACCACATAGTCGCCGCCTCCACCACTAGCAACCATCAGCTCCACGCGGAGACCACGGACAATATGATAACACTCGGATAG